One genomic region from Populus nigra chromosome 8, ddPopNigr1.1, whole genome shotgun sequence encodes:
- the LOC133701709 gene encoding glycerol kinase codes for MAKTKEAAFIGSIDQGTSSTRFIVYDRNSRCVGSHQVEITQLYPQAGWVEHDPMEILESVKVCMAKAVGNASAEGHNVDAALKAIGLTNQRETTLVWSKSTGRPLYNAIVWMDVRTTSVCRRLEKEMPGGRTHFVETCGLPISTYFSAMKLIWLMENVDAVKEGIKKKDALFGTVDSWLIWNLTGGVKGGLHVTDVSNASRTMLMNLKTLDWDKPTLETLKIPAGILPKIISNSEIIGKITEGWPLVGFPIAGCLGDQHAAMVGQACKKGEAKSTYGTGAFILRNTGAEVVQSTHGLLTTLAFKLGSKAPANYALEGSIAIAGAAVQWLRDSLGVIKSASEIEELASQVDTTGGVYFVPAFNGLFAPWWRDDARGVCIGITRFTTKAHIARAVLESMCFQVKDVLDSMHKDAAGSEEGEFLLRVDGGATVNSLLMQIQADLLGSPVVRPADIETTALGAAYAAGLAVGVWTEEEIFASGEKSKSDTTFRPKLNEELRKKKVDSWFKAVERTFDLADLSI; via the exons ATGGCAAAAACAAAGGAGGCTGCCTTCATTGGCTCTATTGATCAAGGCACAAGCAGCACCAGATTCATCGTCTACGACCGTAACTCTCGCTGTGTTGGATCTCACCAGGTTGAGATCACCCAGCTCTATCCTCAAGCCGG ATGGGTGGAGCATGACCCAATGGAAATACTGGAGAGTGTGAAGGTGTGCATGGCAAAGGCAGTGGGTAATGCTTCGGCGGAGGGGCATAACGTGGACGCTGCTTTGAAGGCTATTGGTTTGACCAATCAGAGAGAAACTACTCTTGTGTGGAGCAAATCCACTGGTCGTCCCCTCTATAATGCCATTGTTTGGATGGATGTTCGCACCACTTCTGTTTGCAG GAGGCTGGAGAAAGAAATGCCTGGAGGAAGGACTCATTTCGTTGAGACATGCGGATTGCCAATTAGCACTTATTTCAGTGCCATGAAGCTAATCTGGTTGATGGAAAATGTGGATGCGGTTAAAGAGGGTATCAAGAAGAAAGATGCTTTGTTCGGAACGGTAGATTCTTGGTTGATCTGGAATTTAACTGGCGGAGTAAAGGGTGGCTTGCACGTGACTGATGTCTCTAATGCATCTCGAACTATGCTCATGAATCTGAAGACTCTTGATTGGGATAAACCTACATTAGAAACCCTGAAAATCCCAGCTGGAATTCTTCCAAAAATTATCAGTAATTCTGAGATTATTGGAAAGATCACAGAGGGATGGCCGCTTGTTGGTTTTCCAATTGCTGGATGTCTTGGTGACCAACACGCTGCGATGGTTGGGCAAGCTTGTAAAAAGGGTGAGGCTAAGAGCACTTATGGAACTGGTGCTTTCATACTTCGCAACACGGGTGCGGAGGTGGTACAGTCAACGCATGGGCTTCTAACCACCCTGGCATTTAAGCTTGGCTCAAAAGCGCCAGCAAACTATGCACTTGAAGGCTCAATTGCTATTGCTGGGGCTGCAGTTCAATGGCTCAGAGATAGTCTTGGAGTAATTAAAAGCGCAAGTGAAATCGAGGAACTGGCATCTCAGGTTGACACAACTGGTGGGGTTTATTTTGTTCCTGCCTTCAATGGATTGTTTGCTCCATGGTGGCGTGATGATGCTCGTGGGGTTTGTATTGGGATCACAAGGTTTACAACCAAGGCTCACATTGCTCGAGCTGTGCTTGAGAGCATGTGTTTTCAAGTGAAGGATGTGTTAGATTCAATGCATAAAGATGCCGCAGGTTCTGAGGAGGGAGAATTCTTGCTTAGAGTGGATGGTGGTGCTACTGTCAACAGCCTCTTGATGCAGATTCAG GCTGACTTGCTAGGAAGCCCTGTGGTGAGACCAGCTGATATTGAGACAACAGCCCTCGGAGCAGCCTATGCTGCTGGTTTAGCTGTCGGGGTTTGGACAGAAGAAGAGATTTTCGCTTCTGGAGAAAAGTCCAAGTCTGACACCACTTTCCGTCCCAAACTAAATGAGGAgctgaggaagaagaaggtggATTCGTGGTTCAAAGCTGTTGAAAGGACTTTTGACTTGGCTGATCTTTCCATTTGA
- the LOC133702086 gene encoding protein REDUCED CHLOROPLAST COVERAGE 3: MAPRSGRGKSNKARAERKRKEEKSVPSVVDVTVITPYESQVVLKGISTDRILDVKKLLAANVETCHLTNYSLSHEVKGHGLHDRVEIISLKPCLLKIIEEDYTEESQAVAHVRRLLDIVACTTRFSNKFRRPSQSISQSKRSNSSRSPRTSTPATPLYDDAASETTLVSAAMSESMDMAAIHPTPKLSEFYDFFSFSHLPPPILDLRRCSEVKDGEERSRPGDYFEFQVKICNGKLIKVVASVKGFYAVGKQFSQSHSVVDLLQNLSRAFANAYDSLMKAFVEHNKFGNLPYGFRANTWLLPPSVADSPSNFPSLPVEDESWGGNGGGQGRYGGYDLRPWATDFAILASLPCKTEEERVVRDRKALLLHSQFVDVSIFKAVGAIQGVIDSNLQARDTISGSFLLEDRVGDLSIVVERDAADASLKTVVKVNDNHLSGIPAKEIAQRNLLKGVTADESVVVHDTSSLSTVIVRLCGYTATVKVVGNVKKKKFDAQVIEIDDLPDGGANALNINSLRVLLHKCCSAESSLGQSSHSTLEELEASRCLIRKVIKESLTKQEEKPIASEKSIRWELGSCWLQHLQKHEASKDTNSKSPEDNSENEQAVKGLGKEFKFLKKRDMKLTVTSTHDREEIESGLCSQAMGINAGQHSNDESNIGCELRRLVSEEAFLRLKESGTGLHLKSADELLQTAYRYYDEVALPKLVTDFGSLELSPVDGRTLTDFMHFRGLQMRSLGRVVELAEKLPHIQSLCVHEMVTRAFKHILKVVIASINNISDLSAAIASSLNFLLGSCGVEGSDQTMKDDHALKLQWLRTFLSQRFGWTLKDEFQHLRKLSILRGLCHKVGLELVPRDYDMECSNPFRKCHIISVVPVCKNVGCSSADGRTLLESSKVALDKGKLEDAVNYGTKALAKMIAVCGPYHRTTASAYSLLAVVLYHTGDFNQATIYQQKALDINERELGLDHPDTMKSYGDLSVFYYRLQHVELALKYVNRALFLLQFACGLSHPNTAATYINVAMMEEGMGNVHVALRYLHEALKCNQRLLGADHIQTAASYHAIAIALSLMEAYSLSVQHEQTTLKILQAKLGTEDLRTQDAAAWLEYFESKALEQQEAARNGTPKPDASIASKGHLSVSDLLDYISPDQDSRGRDALRKQRRAKVLQVSDKSYLVHQDVMVKDGLGNAMVMTDDGNTQEQGVDMIHNEEAEENDDITKYRPTVAGEVVEETTSDEGWLEANPKGRSWKAAGRKSGRRRPALAKLNINTAEYSSNRERSYRSQIISPAQRKTPRTLTMEVSPAKQSIELHAKATGSKPFSAPANLTAMASKSLSYKEVAVAPPGMALKPSQEIVEESSGAKLETQICGVVPETFKEEESNDIPVIDNKPGPDEAEGTHESETQPEKSGPEVEEISSSNQEKFIEKNGSKLSAAAEPFNPGVCPLVQPLNSVSVTSIYDATASQGMLVVPVAPPLARVPRGPRSPLYYKTAQSYHMRQGLLKYRTHLATRPRSMNPHAPEFVPSRAWQTNPENGDSAISTEMKSLLETSKAREEEEDFGKESGNEVQDCSTKRTTSETEKAELARQILLSFIVKSVQNNIDGGSETLGSKRSDSSESSSDAIANDSAIIKILYGNEGKTKLVTQSSSDGEQPKTPDANKNNHGDGEGFIVVTKRRRNKQQFTNGVAGLYNQQSLCAPVL, translated from the exons atGGCGCCAAGGTCAGGGAGGGGGAAATCAAACAAAGCTAGAGCAGAGAGGAAAAGGAAGGAGGAGAAAT CTGTTCCTAGTGTTGTTGATGTCACCGTAATCACCCCATATGAATCGCAAGTTGTGCTCAAG GGCATCTCCACTGATAGGATACTTGATGTGAAGAAGTTATTGGCTGCAAATGTGGAAACATGTCATCTCACAAACTATTCTTTATCTCACGAG gtgAAAGGGCATGGGTTGCATGACAGAGTAGAAATCATCTCCTTGAAGCCCTGCCTGCTGAAAATCATCGAAG AGGACTACACAGAGGAGTCGCAAGCCGTAGCTCATGTACGGAGGCTGCTGGACATCGTAGCCTGCACAACCAGGTTCTCCAACAAATTCAGGCGACCTTCACAGTCAATATCACAATCCAAACGGTCTAATAGTTCTAGGTCTCCACGGACCAGTACTCCTGCAACGCCTCTGTACGACGATGCAGCATCCGAAACGACGTTGGTGTCGGCGGCGATGTCGGAGAGTATGGACATGGCGGCGATTCACCCGACGCCGAAGCTGTCTGAGTTCTATgacttcttctccttctctcaCCTCCCGCCTCCTATTCtcg ATTTGAGACGATGCAGTGAGGTTAAGGATGGAGAGGAAAGGTCACGACCGGGcgattattttgaatttcag GTTAAGATATGCAATGGAAAGCTAATAAAGGTGGTTGCTTCAGTGAAAGGGTTTTATGCAGTGGGAAAGCAATTTTCCCAAAGCCATTCCGTGGTGGATCTTCTCCAAAATCTCAGCCGAGCTTTTGCCAAT GCATATGATTCCCTTATGAAGGCTTTTGTAGAGCATAATAAG TTCGGTAATCTTCCTTACGGATTCCGCGCAAATACATGGCTTCTTCCTCCATCTGTTGCGGACTCTCCATCAAACTTTCCATCCCTTCCTGTAGAAGACGAGAGCTGGGGTGGCAATGGTGGGGGGCAAGGAAGATATGGTGGATATGATCTTCGACCTTGGGCCACTGATTTCGCGATATTGGCTAGCCTACCATGCAAGACAGAGGAGGAGAGAGTGGTGCGAGACCGGAAGGCCCTTTTGCTTCATAGTCAATTTGTTGATGTTTCAATTTTTAAAGCTGTTGGAGCAATACAAGGTGTCATTGATTCCAATCTTCAAGCAAGAGATACAATTTCAGGCTCTTTCTTGCTTGAAGATCGTGTAGGAGACTTGTCCATAGTTGTAGAACGTGATGCAGCAGATGCAAGCTTGAAGACTGTGGTCAAAGTCAACGACAATCACTTATCTGGTATCCCTGCTAAGGAAATTGCTCAAAGGAATTTGCTTAAAGGGGTAACCGCAGATGAGAGTGTAGTTGTTCAT GATACCTCTTCATTGAGCACTGTCATTGTAAGACTTTGTGGATACACTGCAACAGTGAAAGTTGTTGGCAAtgtgaagaagaaaaagtttgATGCTCAAGTTATTGAAATTGATGATCTACCAGATGGAGGAGCTAATGCTCTTAATATTAACAG TTTAAGGGTGCTGCTGCACAAGTGTTGCAGTGCTGAATCATCTCTAGGACAGTCTTCTCACTCTACTTTGGAAGAGTTAGAAGCATCTAGATGTCTTATTCGGAAAGTAATTAAAGAGAGTTTAACCAAGCAAGAGGAGAAGCCAATTGCTTCAGAAAAGTCTATTAGATGGGAACTTGGCTCATGTTGGTTGCAACATCTGCAAAAGCATGAAGCTTCAAAAGATACCAATTCTAAAAGCCCTGAGGATAATAGTGAGAACGAACAAGCTGTGAAAGGTCTTGGAAAGGAATTCAAATTTTTGAAGAAGAGGGATATGAAGCTTACTGTGACTTCCACACATGatagagaagaaattgaatctGGCCTGTGCAGCCAAGCTATGGGAATTAATGCCGGACAACATAGCAATGATGAGTCCAACATTGGTTGTGAATTGAGGAGATTGGTTTCTGAAGAAGCCTTCTTGCGTCTGAAAGAATCTGGAACTGGCCTTCATTTAAAG TCAGCAGATGAGCTTCTTCAAACAGCATACAGATATTATGATGAAGTTGCATTGCCTAAGctg GTAACGGATTTTGGCTCCCTTGAACTTTCGCCTGTTGATGGTCGCACGCTGACTGACTTCATGCATTTTAGGGGACTGCAGATGCGCTCTTTGGGACGGGTG GTTGAACTTGCAGAGAAGCTTCCTCACATACAATCACTTTGTGTTCATGAGATGGTTACTCGAGCTTTCAAGCACATACTTAAAGTGGTTATTGCATCTATCAACAATATATCAGACTTGTCTGCAGCCATAGCTTCATCCCTAAATTTCTTGCTTGGAAGTTGCGGGGTTGAAGGCAGTGATCAAACTATGAAGGATGACCATGCTCTCAAATTGCAGTGGTTGCGAACATTTCTTTCCCAGAGATTTGGTTGGACACTGAAAGATGAATTTCAGCATTTGAGAAAGCTTTCAATTCTTCGTGGACTTTGCCATAAG GTTGGATTGGAGTTGGTTCCAAGAGATTATGACATGGAGTGCTCAAACCCCTTTAGGAAATGCCACATTATCAGTGTAGTTCCCGTGTGTAAG AATGTAGGATGCTCTTCAGCTGATGGACGGACTCTGTTGGAGTCGTCAAAGGTCGCTCTTGATAAAGGAAAGCTTGAGGATGCTGTTAATTATGGAACGAAG GCTCTAGCAAAGATGATAGCTGTATGTGGTCCCTATCATCGGACTACTGCCAGTGCTTACAGTCTTCTAGCTGTTGTTCTCTACCACACAGGAGACTTTAATCAG GCTACTATATACCAGCAAAAGGCTTTGGATATCAATGAGAGGGAACTTGGTCTTGATCATCCAGATACAATGAAAAGCTATGGTGATCTTTCTGTGTTTTATTATCGTCTTCAACACGTTGAGTTAGCTTTGAA ATATGTGAACCGGGCTTTATTCCTTCTTCAATTTGCTTGTGGTCTGTCTCACCCTAATACCGCCGCAACATACATCAATGTGGCTATGATGGAAGAGGGTATGGGAAATGTTCATGTTGCTCTCAGATACCTGCATGAAGCTCTGAAGTGCAATCAAAGATTGTTAGGGGCAGATCATATACAG ACAGCTGCAAGCTACCATGCTATAGCCATTGCTCTTTCTCTGATGGAGGCATATTCCTTGAGTGTTCAACATGAGCAAACGACACTCAAGATACTTCAGGCAAAACTTGGAACGGAGGATCTTCGTACTCAG GATGCTGCTGCATGGCTTGAATATTTTGAATCAAAAGCCCTAGAGCAGCAAGAAGCAGCACGAAATGGAACTCCAAAGCCAGATGCATCCATCGCAAGCAAAGGTCACCTTAG TGTATCAGATCTCCTGGATTACATTAGTCCTGATCAAGACTCTAGAGGAAGGGATGCACTCAGGAAACAGCGTCGTGCAAAG GTACTCCAGGTTAGTGATAAGTCCTATCTAGTCCATCAAGATGTAATGGTCAAAGATGGCTTGGGAAATGCAATGGTTATGACAGATGATGGCAACACTCAAGAACAAGGGGTGGATATGATTCATAATGAAGAAGCAGAGGAAAATGATGATATCACCAAGTACAGGCCCACAGTTGCGGGGGAAGTTGTTGAAGAAACAACTTCAGATGAAGGATGGCTAGAAGCCAATCCAAAAGGACGGTCATGGAAAGCTGCTGGCAGGAAATCTGGCCGTAGACGACCAGCTCTTGCAAAGCTAAACATAAATACTGCAGAATATTCGAGTAACAGAGAAAGAAGCTATAGGAGTCAAATCATTTCCCCGGCACAAAGAAAAACTCCAAGGACACTTACAATGGAGGTGTCACCTGCGAAGCAATCAATTGAACTGCATGCAAAAGCTACTGGCTCCAAACCTTTTTCTGCCCCGGCAAATCTCACTGCTATGGCATCAAAATCGCTCTCTTACAAAGAAGTAGCTGTGGCACCCCCTGGTATGGCTTTGAAGCCATCTCAGGAGATAGTAGAAGAATCAAGCGGGGCAAAACTTGAAACTCAGATATGCGGCGTTGTACCTGAGACATTTAAGGAGGAGGAAAGCAATGATATCCCTGTTATTGATAATAAACCAGGTCCTGATGAAGCAGAAGGAACTCATGAAAGTGAAACTCAACCCGAAAAATCTGGCCCTGAAGTTGAGgaaatttcttcttctaatCAGGAAAAGTTCATTGAGAAAAATGGAAGTAAGCTTTCAGCTGCAGCTGAACCATTCAATCCAGGAGTGTGCCCACTGGTTCAACCTTTAAACTCAGTTTCTGTAACAAGCATATATGATGCGACAGCTAGTCAAGGAATGCTTGTAGTCCCAGTGGCACCTCCACTTGCAAGAGTTCCTCGTGGGCCTAGATCTCCGCTGTATTATAAAACTGCTCAATCTTACCACATGAGACAAGGTTTGCTGAAATACCGAACTCATTTGGCAACACGACCTAGAAGCATGAACCCACATGCACCTGAGTTTGTTCCCAGTAGAGCTTGGCAAACAAATCCTGAAAATGGAGATTCTGCTATTTCAACCGAGATGAAATCTTTGCTCGAGACAAGCAAGGcaagagaggaagaggaggacTTTGGTAAGGAATCCGGTAATGAAGTTCAAGATTGTTCTACAAAAAGGACCACCTCTGAGACCGAGAAGGCAGAACTTGCAAGGCAGATATTGCTCAGTTTCATTGTGAAGTCAGTACAGAATAATATTGATGGTGGAAGCGAGACTCTAGGCAGTAAAAGGTCTGACAGTTCAGAAAGTTCTTCGGATGCAATAGCTAATGACAGTGCAATTATAAAAATCCTCTATGGAAATGAAGGGAAGACAAAATTGGTTACTCAGTCCAGCAGCGACGGTGAACAGCCAAAAACCCCAGATGCTAATAAAAACAATCACGGTGACGGTGAAGGATTTATAGTTGTGACAAAGCGGAGAAGAAACAAACAGCAGTTCACAAATGGGGTTGCGGGGTTGTACAACCAGCAATCACTCTGCGCACCTGTTCTTTGA
- the LOC133700727 gene encoding uncharacterized protein LOC133700727 isoform X1: protein MSCLYEINRWWRSHVNLWTLYLLFLGQMVSFVLAMGSITSSLVASLGVDAPLTQSSFNYLALALIYGSILLYRRQKLQVSWYWYLLLGFVDVQGNYLVNKAYQFSSITSVTLLDCWTVAWVIALTWFFLGTRYTLWQLLGAAICVLGLGLVLLSDAGVGGGGGSKPVLGDFLVITGTIFFALSNVGEEFCVKKKGRVEVVTMIGVYGFLVSAVELSIVELKSLEAVAWSKDIVFAIAGYTLSMFLFYSLAPFVLKLSGATMFNLSILTADMWAVVFRVFFYHQQVDWLYFLSFAIVAIGLIIYSLTEEGERGSSPAPPDGDSNAEYQVLHENAEVGL, encoded by the exons ATGAGCTGCTTGTATGAAATCAACAGGTGGTGGAGAAGCCACGTAAATCTGTGGACACTGTACTTACTGTTCCTAGGTCAGATGGTGTCTTTTGTGCTTGCAATGGGCAGCATCACTTCTTCTCTAGTAGCCAGTCTAG GTGTTGACGCGCCCCTTACACAATCATCCTTCAATTACTTGGCCTTAGCTTTGATTTATGGCAGCATATTGCTGTACAGGCGCCAAAAACTACAG GTTTCTTGGTACTGGTATCTCCTTCTAGGCTTCGTTGATGTTCAAGGAAATTATCTTG TTAACAAAGCATACCAGTTCTCATCAATAACTAGCGTGACATTATTGGACTGCTGGACAGTAGCATGGGTTATAGCTCTCACTTGGTTCTTTCTGGGAACTCGCTATACCTTATGGCAGCTGCTTGGTGCTGCCATCTGCGTATTAGGGCTTGGTTTAGTGCTCCTCTCCGATGCCGGGGTGGGTGGAGGAG GTGGTTCAAAGCCCGTTTTAGGTGATTTCCTTGTTATTACTGGGACAATTTTCTTCGCCTTGAGCAATGTTGGTGAG GAATTCTGCGTGAAGAAAAAAGGTCGTGTTGAAGTGGTGACAATGATCGGTGTTTATGGATTCCTAGTGAGTGCAGTTGAGTT ATCTATAGTGGAGCTAAAGAGTTTGGAAGCAGTCGCCTGGTCTAAAGATATT GTATTTGCCATTGCTGGCTACACTCTATCCATGTTCTTATTCTATTCTCTCGCTCCCTTCGTTCTAAAG tTAAGTGGAGCCACAATGTTCAACCTGTCTATTCTCACAGCCGACATGTGGGCTGTCGTTTTCCGTGTCTTTTTCTACCACCAACAG GTTGATTGGTtgtactttctttcttttgcaaTTGTAGCGATTGGATTAATCATTTACTCCTTAAC AGAGGAGGGGGAGCGAGGTTCTTCGCCGGCTCCACCAGACGGGGATTCCAATGCAGAATACCAAGTGCTTCATGAAAATGCAGAAGTGGGGCTATGA
- the LOC133700727 gene encoding uncharacterized protein LOC133700727 isoform X2, with protein sequence MIGHHMLNRFCPHGIRDIQQSEILPNRHLLLAFNKAYQFSSITSVTLLDCWTVAWVIALTWFFLGTRYTLWQLLGAAICVLGLGLVLLSDAGVGGGGGSKPVLGDFLVITGTIFFALSNVGEEFCVKKKGRVEVVTMIGVYGFLVSAVELSIVELKSLEAVAWSKDIVFAIAGYTLSMFLFYSLAPFVLKLSGATMFNLSILTADMWAVVFRVFFYHQQVDWLYFLSFAIVAIGLIIYSLTEEGERGSSPAPPDGDSNAEYQVLHENAEVGL encoded by the exons ATGATCGGGCATCACATGCTGAATAGATTCTGCCCACACGGCATCCGAGATATACAGCAGTctgaaatccttccaaaccGTCACCTCCTTCTAGCTT TTAACAAAGCATACCAGTTCTCATCAATAACTAGCGTGACATTATTGGACTGCTGGACAGTAGCATGGGTTATAGCTCTCACTTGGTTCTTTCTGGGAACTCGCTATACCTTATGGCAGCTGCTTGGTGCTGCCATCTGCGTATTAGGGCTTGGTTTAGTGCTCCTCTCCGATGCCGGGGTGGGTGGAGGAG GTGGTTCAAAGCCCGTTTTAGGTGATTTCCTTGTTATTACTGGGACAATTTTCTTCGCCTTGAGCAATGTTGGTGAG GAATTCTGCGTGAAGAAAAAAGGTCGTGTTGAAGTGGTGACAATGATCGGTGTTTATGGATTCCTAGTGAGTGCAGTTGAGTT ATCTATAGTGGAGCTAAAGAGTTTGGAAGCAGTCGCCTGGTCTAAAGATATT GTATTTGCCATTGCTGGCTACACTCTATCCATGTTCTTATTCTATTCTCTCGCTCCCTTCGTTCTAAAG tTAAGTGGAGCCACAATGTTCAACCTGTCTATTCTCACAGCCGACATGTGGGCTGTCGTTTTCCGTGTCTTTTTCTACCACCAACAG GTTGATTGGTtgtactttctttcttttgcaaTTGTAGCGATTGGATTAATCATTTACTCCTTAAC AGAGGAGGGGGAGCGAGGTTCTTCGCCGGCTCCACCAGACGGGGATTCCAATGCAGAATACCAAGTGCTTCATGAAAATGCAGAAGTGGGGCTATGA